A genomic region of Carassius carassius chromosome 27, fCarCar2.1, whole genome shotgun sequence contains the following coding sequences:
- the LOC132106559 gene encoding 24-hydroxycholesterol 7-alpha-hydroxylase, translating to MEWITLILTVSIVIISFNLLFGKSHPNAPPCIRGWIPWFGAAFEFGKAPLHFIQQARDKYGPVFTVVAAGKRLTFVTLNEDFRAFFTSKDVDFEQAVQEAVHNTASINKDCFYKTHPTCATIIKGRLTPGNTAMLSVHLCEEFNDHLENLGSKGTGQLNEMIKSVMYPAVMSNLLGRCNSPSNSLTRQEFLEKFTTYDEGFEYGSQLPDLFLKQWANSKQWLLSLLRNMAIRAQETLYNENDGKTLLQHLATAISDKYLPNYGLLLLWASLANAIPITFWAIAFILANPEAYKIAMDQINAALRDQDKEKTRVTLDDLQHMPYVKWCIMEAIRLRAPGAITRKVVRPLKLQNYVIPPGDLLMLSPYWAHRNPKYFPDPEDFKPERWEMADLEKNVHLEGFVAFGGGKNQCPGRWYAVMELHMFVALILYKFEFTPLDPVPKPSPLHLVGTQQPDGPCTVRYKHK from the exons ATGGAATGGATTACTTTAATTTTGACTGTGTCTATtgtgattatttcttttaatcttctcTTTGGCAAAAGTCATCCCAATGCTCCTCCGTGCATAAGAGGTTGGATACCTTGGTTTGGTGCTGCTTTTGAATTTGGCAAAGCACCGTTGCATTTCATTCAGCAAGCCAGAGACAAA TATGGCCCAGTTTTCACTGTTGTAGCTGCTGGGAAGAGACTGACATTTGTGACCCTAAATGAGGATTTCCGAGCTTTTTTCACTTCCAAAGATGTTGATTTTGAACAAGCAGTGCAAGAAGCTGTTCACAACACAG CTTCTATCAACAAAGACTGTTTCTATAAAACCCATCCAACCTGTGCCACCATAATCAAAGGCAGACTTACTCCGGGCAACACAGCAATGCTCTCTGTTCATCTCTGTGAAGAATTTAATGACCATCTGGAGAACCTTGGAAGTAAAGGAACTGGACAGCTGAATGAGATGATCAA GAGTGTTATGTATCCAGCAGTAATGAGCAACTTACTGGGCCGATGTAACTCCCCTAGTAATTCCCTCACAAGGCAGGAGTTCCTGGAGAAGTTCACAACATATGATGAAGGATTTGAATATGGCTCCCAACTCCCAGACTTGTTCTTGAA GCAGTGGGCAAACTCAAAGCAATGGCTCCTTTCTCTGCTAAGAAATATGGCTATCAGAGCACAGGAGACCCTCTACAATGAGAATGATGGAAAG ACTTTACTACAGCACCTGGCTACTGCAATAAGTGACAAATATCTTCCCAATTATGGTTTACTTTTGCTTTGGGCTTCCCTGGCAAATGCTATACCA ATTACATTTTGGGCCATTGCTTTTATTTTGGCCAATCCTGAAGCGTATAAGATTGCAATGGATCAGATCAACGCTGCCCTCAGAGACCAAG ACAAGGAGAAGACAAGGGTGACCCTAGATGACTTACAGCACATGCCATATGTGAAGTGGTGTATCATGGAAGCCATTCGGCTGAGGGCCCCTGGAGCCATCACTCGTAAAGTAGTGCGGCCTCTCAAATTACAG AATTATGTTATCCCACCTGGAGACCTGCTGATGCTGTCTCCCTACTGGGCTCACCGAAACCCCAAGTATTTCCCAGACCCCGAAGATTTCAAACCT GAACGATGGGAAATGGCAGATTTAGAAAAGAATGTCCACTTGGAAGGGTTTGTGGcatttggagggggaaaaaatcagtGCCCAGGAAG GTGGTACGCTGTTATGGAATTGCATATGTTTGTGGCACTCATCCTCTACAAGTTTGAATTCACCCCGCTGGATCCAGTACCCAAACCG aGCCCTCTGCATTTGGTGGGAACCCAGCAGCCAGATGGACCCTGTACAGTGAGATACAAGCATAAATAG